One genomic window of Helicobacter canis includes the following:
- the carB gene encoding carbamoyl-phosphate synthase large subunit, which yields MPKRTDITTILLIGSGPIVIGQACEFDYSGTQAAKTLKSLGYRVVLINSNPATIMTDPELADRTYIEPITKEVVRNIIKLEGVDAILPTMGGQTALNIAMELHESGALEGVQFLGAKPEAIKKGEDRQAFKEAMLKIGMDLPKSHYAYTEEEALKAASEIGFPLIIRASYTLAGGGSGVAYNIEEFKALAKAGLEASPISEILIEESLLGWKEYEMEVIRDRNDNCIIVCSIENLDPMGVHTGDSITIAPALTLTDKEYQRMRDASFKILREIGVDTGGSNVQFAINPKNGRMTVIEMNPRVSRSSALASKATGYPIAKIATLLAVGFSLDEIQNDITGTPASFEPSIDYIVTKIPRFTFEKFPKADSTLSTSMKSIGEVMAIGGSFKESLQKALCSLECGYYGLNSLTDDLNLARKETRRPNAERLLYVADCFRLGLSVEEVHSLCQIDRWFLSQISELVAAQESITSDVLNDPARLRRLKSQGFSDKMICYELGKKERLEMSESELYNLRKEMGIVAVYEEVDTCAAEFEAKTPYLYSTFVPSERVGFLAKNGDCCGESALITTQGKSLDSPCKAPFLAQKSFREDIALESTFEKCEQKAQKVDSSDTSIFATAKTMDCHATAGAVSRNDRKNSSCEKVDSSANLNELAKDSRICDEKSLLCEPRKEIRLGCLSTQRGDAIKDLSRKAESTIEQPTPAKVMIIGGGPNRIGQGIEFDYCCVHASFALADLGVKSIMYNCNPETVSTDYDTSDMLYFEPIDFERVRAVIEKEKPDGIIVHFGGQTPLKLANSLTKIHANIIGTSAKVIDIAEDREKFAHFISTLGLKQPDNGIAYTKEQAFSVASQISYPVLVRPSYVLGGRAMRIVQDADELRVYMEEAVKVSEDSPVLIDKFLDHAIELDVDAISDGKEVYIGGIMQHIEEAGVHSGDSTSVLPSVSIAENLLEEIRQSTRKIALELGIVGLINIQYAIHKDSLYIIEVNPRASRTVPFVSKASGIPLAKVATRVMWQGDLQEALKFYDTHNRIDFTKSPLESKPYTHIAVKDSVFPFQKLSGADLLLGPEMKSTGEVMGISTSFGISFAKAQNASKNTLPSSGKLFLSLADCDKPYATQIAKSFIELGFSVCATEGTHRVLESAQIPSSCVLKISQGRPNIQDLIMNNDIALVINTSDDSQTKDDAREIRRQVLKSSVPYFTTIAAALVGAESIREIQHNDINIPQALQDFFQ from the coding sequence ATGCCCAAACGCACGGATATTACAACGATTTTGCTTATCGGCTCAGGTCCCATTGTCATAGGGCAGGCGTGTGAGTTTGACTACTCTGGCACACAAGCGGCTAAAACGCTTAAATCCCTAGGCTATCGCGTGGTGCTTATCAACTCCAACCCCGCTACGATTATGACAGACCCAGAGCTAGCAGATCGCACCTATATCGAGCCTATCACCAAAGAAGTCGTGCGAAATATCATTAAGCTTGAGGGTGTTGATGCGATTTTGCCCACGATGGGCGGACAAACTGCGCTTAATATCGCTATGGAGCTGCACGAGAGCGGGGCATTAGAAGGGGTGCAATTCCTAGGGGCAAAGCCAGAGGCGATCAAAAAGGGCGAGGATCGCCAAGCATTCAAAGAAGCAATGCTAAAAATAGGAATGGATCTGCCCAAAAGCCACTATGCCTACACAGAAGAAGAAGCCCTAAAGGCTGCTAGTGAGATCGGCTTCCCGCTCATTATCCGCGCGAGCTACACGCTAGCAGGTGGGGGCAGCGGCGTGGCGTATAATATCGAGGAGTTTAAGGCATTGGCAAAGGCGGGGCTAGAGGCAAGCCCTATTAGTGAGATTTTGATCGAAGAGTCTTTGCTAGGGTGGAAAGAGTATGAAATGGAGGTTATCCGCGATAGAAATGATAATTGCATAATCGTGTGCAGTATCGAAAATCTCGACCCTATGGGCGTGCATACAGGGGATTCTATCACCATTGCTCCAGCTCTAACTCTCACAGATAAAGAGTATCAAAGAATGCGCGATGCCAGCTTCAAAATCCTGCGCGAAATTGGCGTAGATACAGGCGGGAGCAATGTGCAGTTTGCCATAAATCCCAAAAACGGCAGAATGACGGTCATTGAGATGAATCCGCGCGTATCGCGCAGCTCCGCGCTTGCGAGCAAGGCTACCGGCTATCCCATCGCCAAAATCGCCACGCTGCTAGCCGTGGGCTTTAGTCTCGATGAGATACAAAACGACATCACCGGCACGCCAGCAAGCTTTGAGCCTAGCATTGATTATATCGTTACTAAAATCCCACGCTTTACCTTTGAGAAGTTTCCAAAGGCGGATTCTACCCTTAGCACGAGTATGAAGTCTATCGGCGAAGTTATGGCGATTGGCGGGAGCTTCAAAGAGAGCTTGCAAAAGGCGTTATGTAGCCTAGAGTGTGGCTACTATGGGCTAAACTCACTCACAGATGATCTAAACCTAGCGCGCAAAGAGACCCGCCGCCCAAATGCAGAGCGGCTGCTGTATGTAGCAGACTGCTTCCGCTTGGGGCTTAGTGTAGAAGAGGTGCATAGTCTCTGCCAGATTGATAGGTGGTTTCTCTCACAAATTAGCGAGCTAGTCGCCGCGCAAGAGTCTATCACAAGCGATGTGCTAAATGACCCTGCAAGGCTACGCCGCCTAAAATCGCAAGGCTTTAGCGATAAGATGATCTGCTATGAGCTAGGCAAAAAAGAGCGGCTAGAGATGAGCGAGAGCGAGCTGTATAATTTGCGCAAAGAGATGGGCATAGTGGCGGTGTATGAGGAGGTGGATACTTGTGCGGCGGAGTTTGAAGCAAAAACTCCCTATCTTTACTCCACTTTTGTGCCGAGTGAGCGCGTTGGCTTTTTGGCTAAAAATGGCGATTGCTGCGGCGAGTCTGCGCTCATTACCACTCAAGGTAAATCCCTTGACTCGCCTTGCAAAGCCCCATTTTTAGCTCAAAAATCCTTCCGCGAGGATATTGCCCTAGAATCCACTTTTGAAAAATGCGAACAAAAAGCACAAAAAGTGGATTCTAGTGATACCTCCATTTTTGCTACCGCAAAAACTATGGATTGCCACGCCACTGCTGGCGCAGTGTCTCGCAATGACAGAAAAAATAGCTCTTGTGAAAAAGTGGATTCTAGTGCAAATTTAAATGAGCTAGCAAAGGATTCTAGGATTTGCGATGAGAAATCTTTGCTTTGCGAGCCGCGCAAGGAGATAAGACTTGGCTGTCTATCGACGCAGCGCGGCGATGCAATCAAAGATTTATCGCGCAAAGCCGAATCCACCATCGAGCAGCCAACGCCAGCCAAAGTTATGATCATAGGTGGTGGTCCTAACAGAATCGGTCAAGGCATCGAGTTCGACTACTGCTGCGTGCATGCCAGCTTCGCCCTAGCAGATCTAGGCGTAAAAAGCATAATGTATAACTGCAACCCAGAGACCGTAAGCACCGATTATGACACCAGCGATATGCTCTACTTTGAGCCTATCGACTTTGAGCGTGTGCGAGCGGTGATTGAAAAAGAAAAGCCAGATGGCATTATCGTGCATTTTGGAGGGCAGACACCGCTAAAGCTAGCAAACTCTCTTACCAAAATCCACGCCAACATCATCGGCACAAGTGCCAAAGTCATCGACATCGCCGAAGATAGAGAGAAGTTTGCCCACTTTATTAGCACACTTGGGCTAAAGCAGCCAGATAATGGCATAGCCTATACCAAAGAGCAAGCCTTCAGCGTGGCAAGCCAGATCAGCTACCCTGTGCTTGTGCGCCCGAGCTATGTGCTAGGTGGGCGGGCTATGCGGATCGTGCAAGATGCCGATGAGCTGCGCGTGTATATGGAAGAAGCCGTGAAAGTGAGCGAGGACTCTCCTGTGCTTATTGATAAATTTTTAGACCACGCTATCGAGCTTGATGTCGATGCCATAAGCGATGGCAAGGAAGTATATATCGGCGGGATTATGCAGCATATCGAAGAAGCAGGGGTGCATTCTGGGGATTCTACCAGCGTGCTGCCAAGTGTGAGTATCGCGGAAAATCTACTTGAAGAGATCCGCCAAAGCACGCGCAAAATCGCCCTAGAGCTAGGCATTGTAGGGCTTATCAATATCCAATACGCTATCCACAAAGATAGCCTATATATCATCGAAGTAAATCCTAGGGCTTCTCGCACCGTGCCATTTGTGAGCAAAGCAAGCGGGATACCGCTAGCAAAAGTCGCTACACGCGTGATGTGGCAAGGGGATTTGCAAGAGGCTCTAAAGTTTTATGATACGCATAATCGCATAGACTTCACCAAATCCCCCCTAGAATCCAAGCCCTACACACATATCGCGGTCAAAGACTCTGTCTTTCCATTTCAAAAGCTTAGCGGCGCGGACTTGCTACTAGGACCAGAGATGAAAAGCACCGGTGAAGTTATGGGGATTTCTACAAGCTTTGGGATAAGCTTTGCCAAGGCGCAAAATGCTAGTAAAAACACCCTGCCAAGCTCTGGCAAGCTCTTTTTATCCCTAGCAGATTGCGATAAGCCCTATGCCACACAGATTGCTAAAAGCTTCATTGAGCTAGGCTTTAGCGTGTGTGCGACTGAAGGCACGCACAGAGTGCTAGAGAGCGCGCAAATCCCATCATCGTGCGTGCTGAAAATCTCTCAAGGTCGCCCCAATATCCAAGATTTGATTATGAATAATGACATCGCGCTTGTGATAAACACCAGCGATGATAGCCAGACCAAAGATGACGCCAGAGAGATCCGCCGCCAAGTGCTTAAAAGCTCTGTGCCATACTTCACCACCATAGCCGCCGCGCTTGTAGGCGCAGAATCTATCCGCGAAATCCAGCACAATGACATCAATATCCCGCAAGCATTGCAAGACTTCTTTCAATAA
- the nikC gene encoding nickel ABC transporter permease subunit NikC has protein sequence MLKPTAIYTSSPKIHKHFPLQGKIALCGIALLLLICAFTPLLSPYQPDMIDLSKQLAPMSKEHLLGCDHLGRDIFTRLVYGAYISLGASLCIIVLVVVIGICVGGVAGALGGVWDRVIMRVCDVFLSMPTMILALFFVGVLGSGLWNVIIAITLTHWAFYARISRSLTLSLRSKEYVAISYMQGQSFWQSFRQNFLPNLCIHILVLATMDIGHIMLHIAGLSFIGLGVQPPLAEWGLMLSEMKDSLYSAPHLLLYPGGALFITIALFSLLGESLKRFFTTHLEDVRYG, from the coding sequence ATGCTAAAGCCCACTGCTATTTACACATCTTCGCCTAAAATCCACAAACACTTCCCACTGCAAGGCAAAATCGCTCTTTGTGGTATCGCGCTTTTGCTACTTATATGCGCTTTTACTCCGCTTCTTAGCCCATATCAGCCCGATATGATCGATCTCTCCAAGCAGCTAGCCCCTATGAGCAAAGAGCATTTACTAGGCTGCGATCACTTGGGGCGAGATATTTTCACAAGGCTTGTTTATGGCGCGTATATCTCGCTTGGGGCAAGCCTTTGTATCATCGTGCTTGTGGTAGTGATCGGCATTTGTGTAGGTGGGGTAGCTGGAGCATTAGGAGGAGTGTGGGATAGGGTGATTATGCGCGTGTGTGATGTGTTTTTAAGTATGCCTACGATGATTTTGGCATTGTTTTTTGTGGGGGTGCTTGGCTCTGGACTATGGAATGTGATCATCGCTATAACGCTCACGCATTGGGCATTTTATGCGCGTATATCTCGCTCGCTCACGCTCTCTTTGCGATCTAAAGAGTATGTAGCTATCTCGTATATGCAAGGACAGAGCTTTTGGCAAAGCTTTAGGCAGAATTTTCTCCCAAATTTATGTATCCATATACTTGTGCTTGCCACTATGGATATAGGGCATATAATGCTTCACATCGCTGGGCTATCTTTCATCGGGCTAGGCGTGCAGCCACCGCTCGCAGAATGGGGGCTTATGCTTAGCGAGATGAAAGACTCTCTATATAGCGCACCGCATTTGCTGCTATATCCCGGAGGCGCGCTTTTTATCACTATCGCGCTTTTTTCTCTGCTGGGAGAGAGCTTGAAGCGGTTTTTCACTACACATTTAGAAGATGTGCGTTATGGCTAA
- a CDS encoding ABC transporter permease subunit — MHKTRFWHIARQTLQRVLYLIPILLVASFGIFMLLRLSVGDPIAQYLTLSNLPTTQENIAFLEAEFGLDTPLISQYIAWLYKAITLDFGTSFMSGEPVSAVFFSRLPITLTLVGIGVVLIGIFASIFGSISALYKERFPDIVISIVCFIGACMPSFWLAFLLVWVFAITLGWLPAVWDSTLSSFVLPSISLVFMSLCVTTRLLRTSMLEVLDSRFVLYAKIRQLPRAVITYKHIFKNAILPLLAIMGLHIGELLGGALIIESIFGIPGIGLYCIQGIANHDYPIIQCFVIVLCVVFTLANVLVDVLCAYLDPRISL, encoded by the coding sequence ATGCACAAAACTAGATTCTGGCATATAGCACGCCAAACACTTCAGCGCGTGCTATATCTTATCCCTATTTTGCTTGTGGCGTCATTTGGGATTTTTATGCTACTGCGTTTAAGCGTGGGCGATCCTATCGCGCAGTATCTCACTCTATCCAATCTCCCTACCACGCAAGAAAACATCGCATTTTTAGAAGCAGAATTTGGGCTTGATACCCCGCTTATATCCCAATACATCGCGTGGCTATACAAAGCTATCACGCTAGATTTTGGGACTTCGTTTATGAGTGGAGAGCCTGTGAGTGCGGTCTTTTTCTCTCGCCTACCCATAACCTTAACGCTCGTTGGTATAGGGGTGGTGCTTATAGGGATTTTTGCTAGCATTTTTGGGAGTATTAGCGCATTATATAAAGAGAGATTCCCAGATATTGTGATAAGTATTGTGTGTTTTATAGGGGCGTGTATGCCAAGCTTTTGGCTAGCATTTTTGCTGGTGTGGGTCTTTGCCATTACACTAGGGTGGCTGCCTGCGGTGTGGGACTCTACTCTATCAAGCTTTGTGCTGCCTAGCATAAGCTTGGTATTTATGTCGCTTTGTGTTACGACAAGACTTTTACGCACAAGTATGCTTGAGGTGCTGGACTCTCGCTTTGTCCTCTATGCCAAAATCCGTCAGCTTCCGCGAGCAGTCATCACCTATAAGCATATTTTCAAAAATGCCATTCTCCCACTACTAGCGATAATGGGACTACACATCGGCGAGCTGCTAGGTGGTGCGCTTATTATTGAGAGTATCTTTGGGATACCGGGTATTGGGCTATATTGTATCCAAGGCATAGCCAATCACGACTATCCCATTATCCAATGCTTTGTGATCGTGCTATGCGTGGTTTTCACGCTGGCAAATGTGCTTGTTGATGTGCTATGTGCCTATCTTGATCCTAGAATTTCTCTGTAA
- a CDS encoding ABC transporter substrate-binding protein produces MQTSFLKDSTTRSRVDIWRVFLLGIVLFVGSSSAKLANATENHTLSIAISAPVGALNPHGYGTNAMFAQNLVYEGLTKLDKSGNIIPSLATSWDISPDGRSYTFHLRKGVRFSNGEIFDADVVLLNFTSILQHRERHSWVGLIHALDSIKKLDPYTIVLTLKYPYTLTLDELAFVRPFRFLAKSAFPSDLNLTTYNPTPIGTGAYMLESSSASTITFRKNPYYKDFSSSQSQAPKTPYFDTIIAKIIFEPSARLAALQARQIDAIYGLELVSLDMFNTARKNPRLRTYTSAPLSTILLAINPRTKALESTFARKALVQALDTSALIPSVFGDLAMQATSIYAPNTALLQSVRFPKLPPHQCDMAHTPKDPIELIYPSNNPQQKMLAQIIQSQAKACGIPLRIKGIEPSAYKKHLINNTFELAFTQTWGAPYEPLSHLYSMQKEGHIEYKLLQALESTHAQDFHKHTTQAIHTSTTKELQDHLNTALSLLFDAYILFPIAHQRNAAIVRSEIKGVEMGALVVELPIAEWYQ; encoded by the coding sequence GTGCAGACATCATTTCTCAAAGATTCTACCACGCGATCTCGCGTGGATATTTGGCGAGTTTTTCTCCTAGGGATAGTGCTATTTGTGGGATCATCTAGTGCAAAACTTGCTAATGCCACAGAGAATCACACCCTATCCATAGCCATATCCGCGCCTGTTGGTGCGCTCAATCCTCACGGCTATGGCACAAACGCAATGTTTGCGCAAAATCTCGTCTATGAGGGCTTAACCAAGCTTGATAAATCCGGCAATATTATCCCTAGTCTTGCGACCTCGTGGGACATTAGCCCTGATGGCAGAAGCTATACTTTCCACCTGCGCAAGGGCGTGCGCTTCTCTAATGGCGAGATCTTTGATGCCGATGTTGTTTTGCTTAATTTCACCTCTATTTTGCAGCACAGAGAACGCCACAGCTGGGTAGGGCTAATCCACGCGCTAGATTCTATAAAAAAGCTTGATCCCTACACGATCGTGCTTACACTGAAATACCCCTACACACTCACACTAGATGAGCTAGCCTTTGTCCGACCATTTCGCTTTTTGGCAAAAAGTGCTTTCCCTAGCGATCTTAATCTAACCACCTACAACCCCACCCCCATAGGCACCGGCGCGTATATGCTAGAGAGTAGCAGTGCAAGCACAATAACTTTCCGCAAAAACCCTTACTATAAAGATTTTAGTAGCTCACAATCCCAAGCACCTAAAACACCCTATTTTGACACCATCATCGCTAAAATCATCTTTGAGCCAAGTGCGAGATTAGCCGCCTTGCAAGCTAGACAAATTGATGCGATCTATGGGCTAGAGCTAGTCTCGCTTGATATGTTTAACACCGCGCGGAAAAATCCACGCCTACGCACCTACACAAGCGCACCGCTCTCCACCATACTCCTAGCCATAAATCCACGCACCAAAGCCCTAGAATCCACTTTTGCTCGAAAAGCCCTAGTGCAAGCCCTAGATACAAGCGCACTTATCCCAAGCGTCTTTGGCGATCTTGCTATGCAAGCTACAAGTATATATGCGCCAAACACAGCATTGCTACAATCTGTGCGATTCCCCAAGCTCCCGCCACATCAATGCGATATGGCACACACCCCCAAAGACCCCATAGAGCTAATCTACCCAAGCAACAACCCCCAGCAAAAAATGCTCGCACAAATTATCCAATCCCAAGCCAAAGCCTGTGGCATACCCCTACGCATAAAAGGCATAGAGCCTAGCGCGTATAAAAAGCATCTTATCAACAACACTTTCGAGCTTGCTTTCACGCAAACTTGGGGTGCGCCTTATGAGCCACTTAGTCATCTCTACTCAATGCAAAAAGAAGGGCATATCGAGTATAAGCTCCTGCAAGCCCTAGAATCCACGCACGCGCAAGACTTCCACAAGCACACGACACAAGCTATCCACACTAGCACGACCAAAGAGCTACAAGATCATCTCAATACTGCCCTATCGCTACTCTTTGATGCCTATATACTCTTCCCCATAGCCCACCAGCGCAATGCCGCCATTGTGCGCAGTGAGATTAAAGGCGTAGAAATGGGCGCACTTGTAGTCGAGCTTCCTATAGCTGAGTGGTATCAATAA